The window GTCAGGTAGGGCGCGCGCAGCGTGGTCGGCACCGCGTCCCAGTCGCGGACGATGGCCTCGACCTGCGCGCGCAGGCGCTCACGAGGCAGCACTATCGCTTGCGTGCGCAACAGGCGCAGGCGCAGGCCCAACGCGCGGCGAAGGTCGCCGTTGTCGTCATCCGATGGCGTGCCCAACAGGGTCAGCCCATCCCGCGCGAAGCCTGCGGCAGCCGGGGCTTCCTCCTTCGCCCATGCGAGGTCCGATTGCGCGGTCAGCACCACCAGACGCACGCCGCGCGATACGCGTTGCGACGGATCCGGGCGGAACGTCGCCGCTTGCCGCAGTAACGCCTCTGCTGCCGCCAGGTCGCCCTGCTCGCGCAGCAGGTCGGCTTGCAGCGCCTGCAGCCAGGGCAGGTAGAACGGCAGCAGCCGTGCCTGGTGCCGGCGGGCAGTGGCTTCCGCCGCCTGCAATACCTGCAGTGCCTCGCGCGCGCCGCCGTCGGTCGGTCGCAGGGCCTCGGCCAGGCTCACGCTGGTGCTGATCTCATCCATCGGCGCGGCATGCTTGCCGGTACGGAAACGTTGCAGGGACTTCCGCAGCTGCGCCGCCGCCGCCGCATGTCGTCCGTCCAGGATCAGCGCGCGTGCATGCGAATCCCTGGCGATCAGGCTGCGCCGGTGCTCCGCGCCGTAGCGTTCGACCGTGGCATCCCAGGCCGCGCGCTTGGCTGCGACCGCGTCGTCGAAACGGCCGGACTGGTCCAGCGCCCAGCCGTATGAACGCAGCGTGCGCAGCCGCAGCTGCAGCATCTCCTCGTCGAGTGGGTGCGGCAGGGCATCGAGCAGGCGCAACAGCGGGGGCGCGAGCCGTTGCATCTCCGCGAGCTCGTGCCGGTTTTCGGCCAGCGTGAGTTGCACGTCGAGTTGCTGCGCCAACAGGCGCGGGCGCGTTGCGCCGGCGGCGGCGACCAGTGGCCGCACCTGCGCCAACATCGCGCGTTCGCCGGCTTCATCGCCCGCCGCGCCGATGCGCAACAGGCGCAGCAGCAGTTGAGCCCGCGCGGGTCCATCAAGCGTGTCGCCCTGCGTGCCCATCGCACTGGTGGCGTCGATCAGGTCGCGCACGCTGGTGCCGCGACCACCGTCCATCGCCAGCGAGCGCGCGAACATGCCGGTCAGCAGTTCCTGCACCGCCAGCGAACTGTCGGCCTGCATCCGCACCAGTTCGGCCTGGCGTTCGGCAAGGTGTTGCTGCACCTGCGCGCGTTGCGCTTCCTTGCGCGCGATGCCGGCCTGCCACACGGAGATGCCCGTACCGGCGAGCAATGCCAGCACGGCAATCATGGCGGCGGCGGATGCAACGGCATGGCGATGCAGGAAGCGACCCATGCGATAGCGCAGGCTCGGCACCTGCGCCGCCACCGTGCGTCCGTCCAGCCATGCCGTCAGGTCGGCGCGCAACGCATCGACGCTGTCGTAGCGCTGCTTCGGGTCGTTCTCCAGGCAACGCCCGGCGATGGCGGTGAGGTCGCCGTGCAATTGCGAGGCGAGTCGGGTCGGCGTGCCGGCGCGGCAGGCCGCGTCCTTGATCGAGGCTTGCCGCGCCGCTTCCCACAGCGGTTGCGGTTGGCCGTCCATGCGCGTCAGCCGCGTGCGCAAGGGCGTGTCGCCGGTCAGGCCATAGGGATGCGATTGCGCCAGCAACGCGTACAGCAGCACGCCCAGCTGGTAGAGGTCGGTGGCGGCGGAGATCGCCTCGCCATGCAGTTGTTCGGGCGATGCGTACTCGGGGGTGAACGCGCGGTCGCCGGTGCGGGTGTGGCCGTCGCCTTCCTCGCCCTCCATCAACTTGGCGATGCCGAAGTCGAGCAGGAAGGCCTTGCCGTTGGCATCGACCAGGATGTTCGAGGGTTTCAGGTCGCGATGCACCACCAGTTGCAGGTGCGCGAAGGCCACTGCGTCCAGCACCTGCAGGAACAGGCGCACGCGGCCACGCACGTCGAGCGTGCGCGCATCGCACCATGCGGTGATGCGCTCGCCCTGCACCAGCTCCATCGCGAAATACGGCGCGCCATCGGCATCGACCCCGCCATCGAGCAGTGCGGCGATGTTGGGATGCCGCAGCCGGGCGAGGATCTGCCGCTCGCGCAGGAAGCGCTTGCGCAGGTCCGGATGGTCCATGCCGATGCGGATGCGCTTGATCGCGGCCAGCTGCTGGAAGCCGCCTTCCACGCGCTCGCCGCGATACACCGCGCCCATGCCGCCGCTGCCGAGGATGCCGGTGACGTGCCACGGTCCGATCCGGCGCGCGATGACGTCGAGCTGCGCATCCGTTGCCGGCGTGATCGAGGACAGCAGTGATTGCGCGTCGCGTTCGAGCAGGCCGTCGGCGGCATCGGCTTCGAGCAGCGCGCGGACTTCCGCGTGCAGCGCGGGATCTCGCGCTGCGAGTTCGCCCAGCTGCGCCTGTTGTTGCGCGGCCGGCAGATCCACCCATGCATCGAACAGGTCGAGTGCGAGCCGTGCGCGTTGTTCGGAGGTCACGTCGGGTCGTCCTCCCCGCCGTCGCCGCCGCCCATCTCGCGATACAGGAAGGCACGGGCCTTGCGCCATTCGCGGCGCACGGTGCGCCCGGTGACGTCGAGCATGGAGGCGATCTCGGTTTCGCTCATGCCGCCGAAGTAACGCCATTCGACGATCCTGGCCAGACGCGGATCCAGCGCTGCCAGTTTGTCTAGCGCGGCGTCCAGCGACAGCACGTCGGCGTCCGCTGCCTCCATCTGCGCGACATTTTCGTTGAGGGTGACGCGGATGTCGTTGCCGCCGCGCTTCTCCGCCATCGCGCGGCGCGCCTGGTCGACCACGATGTGGCGCATCGCCAGCGAGGCAAGCGCGAGGTAGTGCTCGCGGTCGCGCACCGGCACCTCGGCATCGGCCAGTTTCAGCCAGGCCTCGCCGACCAGCATCGTGGTGCACAGCGTGTACTGGCCGCCGCGCTTGCGCAGCTGCTGGTGCGCGGCCGCGCGCAGGCGGTCGTAGATCAGCGCGTAGGCGCGGTCGTGCGCATCGCCATCGCCGTCGCGGGCATGCGCAAGCAATCGCGTGAACGATTCGGTTTCCATCGTGCGGCCCCGTGTGCGTTGCGCGACTAGGTTCGCCGATGCCCGATGTACGGGCAAGCAGTGCGCGCGGGCTTGCGATGTCCTGTGCCGACGCGGGAATGCGAGTGCGGACGTGGGGCGGTGGCGGCACGGGCCCGTGCCGCAGTCATCGGCCCGGCATGTACCGGGCGTTGGCCGTGCCGCCGCCGGCCCCTTGCGAACCCGATGTCCTGTTCTTTCGTTGGTTCGCGAGGTGGTTGTCCAGGCCGATGAAAACGGCGCGAAAGCGGCACCGGCCCGGCACGGCACCACGCATCCGACACCTCACACCTACACGACCAAGGAAAGCACCATGAACATCCGCATCAAACGTTGCCCGCTGGCCCTCGCGCTGTCCGCCCTCCTGCTCCTGCCCGCCGCGGCTCCCGCCGCCGACTTCGGGGGCTGCGCCATTTCCTACAACGAGATCCTCGACTGGACCGATGGCGGCTCCACCGCCAATGGCGGTAATGCGGTCGCCTGCGGAAACAACAACAAGGCGAACGGGATCAAGTCCACTGCATTCGGGCACACCAACACCGCCGATGGCGAAAGTTCCAGCGCGATGGGTCACCTCAACTACGCCAGCGGGCTCGAAAGCGCCGCCTTCGGCTTCCGTAACTTGGCGATGGCCGCGCATGCCTCGGCGTTTGGCTACTTCAACTCCGCGAGCGGCCTCGACAGCGCCGCGCTGGGCTTCAACAACACCGCCGAAGCCGAGGTCGCAGCCGCGGTCGGCGCACAGAACCGCGCTCGCGCGGCGGCCTCCAGTGCCTTCGGTCGCTCCAATGACGCCATGGGCCTGCGCAGCAGCGCGTTCGGTTATTCGAACGAGGCGCAGATGGACAACGCCAGTGCCTTCGGTTTCGACAACACTGCCGGCGGCCTGTACAGCGGGGCATTCGGCTACATGAACGTGGCCAGCGCGACCAGCGCAATGGCGTTCGGCACGCTCAACACCGCCAGCGGCGAAGCCAGTGGCGCCTACGGCCGCTTCAACACCGCAGAGGGCGCCCGCAGCGCGGCATTCGGTTACAACAACGATGCGCTGGCGAACGACAGCAGCGCATTCGGCAACGCCAACACCGCCGATGCGGAGTCCGCCAACGCGCTGGGTTCGTCGAACGAAGCGCATGGCCTGAAGTCCAGCGCGGTCGGCTACCTGAACGCCGCTTCCAATACCAACGCCAGCGCGTTCGGCACCAACAACATCGCCGGCGGGGCCAACAGCAGCGCATTCGGTGTAGGCAACAAGGCAACCGCGGTCAACAGTGTCGCCTTCGGCCTCAACAACACCGCCACCGGGGTGAATGCCATGGCCTTCGGCATCGGTAGCCTTGCAGGCAACACCGGGAGCGTGGCGCTGGGCTACCAGTCAGTGGCGGACCGCGACTACGCGATCTCCGTCGGCAAGAGCGGCGGCGAACACCAGATCATCCATCTGGCCGACGGCACCCAGGACACCGACGCGGTCAACCTGCGCCAGTTGAACGCGGCGATCGCCGGCGTTTCGCTGGGCGGCGGCGTCAACCTGTTGCCGGTGGCCAATGCGTTCGGCGGCGGCGCCAGCTGGAGCAACGGCACGTTCACCGGCCCGACCTTCACCATCCAGGGTTCGAATTACTCGAACGTCGCCGCCGCGTTCGCCGCGGTCGACGGCAAGCTCACCGAACTGGCCAACGCCGGTGGTGGCGGCCAGGGCCCCGCGGGTCCGGCGGGGCCGCAGGGACCGCAGGGCGAACCCGGGCCGATGGGCCCGCAGGGTCCGCAGGGCGAGCCCGGGGGCGGCAGTGGCGAGCCGGGTCCCGCCGGCCCGCAAGGCCCGCAGGGCGAACAGGGCCCGATGGGTCCGCAGGGTCCGGCCGGCGCGGATGCCGACCTGGGGCTGGTGGCGCAGATGATCGAAGCCGGCGACGCCGCCACGCTGGAGGCCGCCAACGCGCATGCCGATGCCGGCGATGCCGCCACGCTCGAAGCCGCGAATGCGCATGCGGACGCGGGCGACGCCGCGACCCTGGCGGCGGCGAATGCGCATGCCGATGCCGGCGATGCGGCCACCCTGACCGCATCGAAGTCCTACACGGACGGCAAGGCGACGCAGACGCTGGCTTCGGCAAATGCCTACACCGACAGCAAGTTCGCGGCCTGGAACGACACCTTCACCCAGTACCAGCAGCAGGTGGACCTGCGCTTCCAGCGAACCGACCGTCGCATCGACCAGATCGGGGCGATGAGTGGCGCGATGACCTCGGCGGCCATCAATACCGCCGGCCTGCCGGGCCAGAACCGCGTGGGCATGGGGGTAGGTGTGCAGAACGGCCGTTCCGCCATCGCGATCAGCTACCAGCGCCTGGTGCGTCCGCACGCCAGCGTGTCGCTGACCGGTGCGTTCTCCTCTGGCGAGAGCAGCGTCTCTGCCGGCGCGGGCTTCAGCTGGTGATCGCACGGCGGCCCGTCACGCGGCGGGCCGCCCTGCAGGCAACGGACATGAGCATGAAGAAGACACACCACGCCGTCGTGCGCCTTGCCGGCGAGGCGGATGCGCAGGCGCTTGCCTTGTTGTTGACTGAGCCGTTCATGGCGGTGAACGGGCAGGACGACGATGCGAAAGGCGGCCCGTTTCGCGATGGACAGAGACGGGATGACATTCCCCTGCAGGAGATCCGCAGCCGCCAGATCGATACGGTGGTGGCGGAGTGCGGCGAAGGCCTGCAGGGATTCCTGCAGCTTCGCTGGGGCGAACGGGCACCGGCAAGCGGCTGGATGCGCGGGTCGGTGGAACTGCGCCGCCATTACGTGCGGGCCCGCCATCGCGGTGCCGGCGTGGCCGGATGCCTGCTGGAGCGCGCGGTGGACATCGCCCGTGCCGGCGATGCGGTTTGCATCTGGTTGAAGGTGCGCAAGGACTCGCCGCAGGCGGTGCGCTTCTACCAGAAGCACGGGTTCCGGTTGGCCGGCACGGCGATGTTCCGCGACGGAGTGCGCCTCAGGGAAACATGGGTGATGCACCGGGTCGTCTCGCAGCGGCCCGCCACCTGAATCATGGTCGGATGAAAGCAAAAAGCCCCGCAGAGCGGGGCTTTTTGCTTGGAGCCGTTTGTTGCGTCAGCGCTTCATCGAACCGAAGAACTCGTCGTTGGACTTGGTGCTCTTCATCTTGTCGAGCAGGAATTCCATCGCCGCGATTTCGTCCATCGGGTGCAGCAACTTGCGCAGGATCCAGATCTTCTGCAGCAGGTCGGGCTCGATCAGGTAGTCCTCGCGGCGGGTGCCGGAGGCATTGACGCCGATCGCCGGGTACACGCGCTTCTCGGTGATCCGGCGGTCCAGGTGCACTTCGCTGTTGCCGGTGCCCTTGAACTCTTCGTAGATCACCTTGTCCATCGCGCTGCCGGTGTCGATCAGGGCCGTCGCGATGATCGTCAGCGAACCGCCTTCCTCGACATTGCGCGCGGCGCCGAAGAAGCGCTTCGGGCGATGCAGGGCGTTGGCGTCCACGCCGCCGGTCAGCACCTTGCCGGAGCTCGGCAGCACGTTGTTGTAGGCGCGCGCGAGGCGGGTGATCGAGTCGAGCAGGATCACCACATCCTTCTTGTGCTCGACCAGGCGCTTGGCGCGCTCGATCACCATTTCGGCGACCTGCACGTGGCGCGCGGCGGGCTCGTCGAAGGTGGAGGAAATCACCTCGCCGCGCACGGTGCGCTGCATCTCGGTGACTTCTTCCGGGCGCTCGTCGATGAGCAGCACGATCAGGTGCACATCGGGATGGTTGTAGCTGATCGCGCTGGCGATCTGCTGCATCATCATGGTCTTGCCGGCCTTCGGCGGGCTGACGATCAGCGCGCGCTGGCCTTTGCCTTGCGGGGCCATCAGATCGAGGATGCGGCCGGTGATGTCCTCGCTGGAACCATCGCCGCGCTCCAGCTTGAACTTCTTGCGCGGGAACAGCGGGGTCAGGTTCTCGAACAGCGCCTTGTTCTTCGAGGCTTCGATCGGCTCGCCGTTGATGGTATCGACGATGTTCAGCGCGAAATAGCGCTCGCCGTCCTTCGGCCAGCGGATGCGGCCGGAGATGTGGTCGCCGGTGCGCAGGTTGAAGCGGCGGATCTGGCTGGGACTGATGTAGGTGTCGTCCGGGCCGGCGAGGTAGGACGCCTCGGCCGCGCGCAGGAAGCCGAAGCCGTCCGGCAGGATTTCCAGCACGCCGTCGGCGGCCACGCCTTCACCGTGGCGGGTCAGCACCTTGAGGATGCCGAAGATGATGTCCTGCTTGCGCGCGCGGGCCACGCCCTCGCTGATCTGCAACTGGTCGGCGATCTCCAGCAGCTTGTGCGCCGGCATCCGCTTGAGGTCGCCCAGCGAGTACTGCGGGAAGCCTTCCGGCACCTGCGGGTGTGGGCGTGCGACGAAGCCTTCGCCGTTGCCGCCGCCGTTGTCGTCCGGGAAACCCTGCTGGTCGCGCGGGCGGTCACGGTTGCGATCGCGGCGGTTCTTGAAGCGGTCGCGGCGGTTGCCTTGCTGGTCGCCGCCCTGATTGTTCTGATTGTGCTGGGCGTTTTGGCCGTGCTGGCGGTTCTGGCCGTGGTGCTGGGCGTTGCCGCCGGCATCGCCGCCATCAATCGATCCGGTCGACGGTGCCGATGGCGCAGGCGTTTCGTGGGTCGCGTGGGACGCAGCGGCGGGAGCGGGAGCCTGCTGTCGGGCCGGCGGCGGAGACGGTGCCGAGGGCGGCACGGCTGCCTGCGGCGGCGAGGCCGGTGCTGGCGCGGGTGCAGCGGGCGGGGCTGCCGAAGCGGCGTCCAGCGGCGGGATGGTCAAGCTGTCCTTGGCGGCGGCGGGCTTGGCCACGCGGGTCTTGCGCACGCGCTTTTCGGCGGGTTCGCCGGGATCAACGGTCGGGTCTGACAAGGGAAATCCTCGCTAACGTTGCGAGCGCCCGCGAGTCGCGGGCGGGGTCGTGGGGAGTGGATCAGAAGGGGTGCGGCGCGCCCGAAGGCTGCATTTCGCGATGGATCGGCGCCGGGTTCAGCGGAAAACTAGCACTGGCGCGGCATGGCGCGCAACTAGGCGGCGGTGGATGGTTCAGTAGCCCGGACAAGGCCGAAGGCCGCATGCGGGTTGCGAGGCGGTTCCCGGGTGCGCTGCGCCTACCCGGGCTACGTCCGTCGAACTTACAGCGACTTATCGATCATTTGCGCCAGCTGTGCCTTGCCGACCGCGCCGATCTGGGTCGCCTGCACCTGGCCGCCCTTGAACAGCAGCAGCATCGGGATCGAGCGCACGTGGTAGCGCATCGCGGTGGCCTGGTTCTGGTCGACATCGACCTTCACGATCTTGGCGCGGCCGGCGTAGGTGCCGGCGAGGTCGTCCAGCGCCGGCGCGATCATCTTGCAGGGGCCGCACCAGGGTGCCCAGAAATCGACCAGCACGGGCTGGTCGGAAGCCAGGACCTGATGGTCGAAGTCGGCGTCGGTGACGTGCAGGACGGTGTCGCTCATGGTGTCTCCAATGGCTCACGGGGCCGTGCGCAAGGGGGCGGCGGCCGGGGTGATAGGATGATGGGGTTGCATCCCGCCACAACCAAGGCGGGTGCCGTGCCGGGAATGACCAGACCCGGAACCTGTCCCGGCAGTCTGCGTGGCTGCCCCCAATTCATGCAAGCGCGGATCGTGGCGTCCCCTGGAACGCCGCATCGAGTCCGCCGGAGGCCGCCCCATGTCCGACAAACCGCTGACCGACGTCACCTTTTCCTCGTTCGACCTGCATCCGGCGCTGATCGCCGGGCTGGAAGCCGCCGGCTTCACCCGCTGCACCCCGATCCAGGCGCTGACCCTGCCGCTGGCGCTGGCCGGCCGCGACGTCGCCGGCCAGGCCCAGACCGGCACCGGCAAGACCCTGGCTTTCCTGGTCGCGGTCATCGACCGCCTGCTGAAGCGCCCCGCGCTGGCCGACCGCAAGGCCGAAGACCCGCGCGCACTGATCCTGGCCCCCACCCGCGAGCTGGCGATCCAGATCCACAAGGACGCGGTGAAGCTGGGCGACCAGCTCGGCCTGAAGTTCGCCCTGGTGTACGGCGGCGTGGACTACGACAAGCAGCGCGAGCTGCTGCAGCGCGGTGCCGACGTGATCATCGCCACCCCTGGCCGGCTGATCGACTACGTCAAGCAGCACAAGGTGGTCAGCCTGCACGCCTGCGAGATGTGCGTGCTGGACGAGGCCGACCGCATGTTCGACCTCGGCTTCATCAAGGACATCCGCTTCCTGCTGCGCCGGATGCCGGAGCGCACCACCCGGCAGACGCTGCTGTTCTCGGCCACGCTCAGCCATCGCGTGCTGGAGCTCGCCTACGAGCACATGAACGAGCCGGAAAAGCTCGTGGTCGAAACCGAATTCATTACTGCGGCGAAAGTCCGGCAGAAGCTGTACTACCCGGCCGACGAGGAAAAGCTGCCGCTGCTGATCGGCCTGCTGTCGCGCAGCGAAGGCGCGCGGACGATGGTATTCGTCAACACCAAGGCGTTTGTCGAGCGCGTGGCCCGCGGGCTTGAACGCGCGGGTTATCGCGTCGGCGTGCTCAGCGGCGACGTGCCGCAGAAGAAGCGCGAGTCGCTGCTGAAGAAGTTCCAGGCCGGCCAGCTGGAATTGCTGGTGGCCACCGATGTGGCCGCGCGCGGCCTGCACATCGATGGCGTCTCGCACGTCTACAACTACGACCTGCCGTTCGATGCCGAGGACTACGTGCACCGCATCGGCCGCACCGCGCGCCTCGGTGCCGAGGGCGACGCGATCAGCTTCGCCTGCGAGCGTTACGGGATGTCGCTGCCCGACATCGAGGCCTACATCGACCAGAAAATCCCCGGCGAACACGTCACCCCGGAGATGCTGATCGCGCTGCCGCGCAAGCCGCGCGAAGGCGTGGAAGCCAATCCCGAAGATGGCGAGAGCATCGGCGAGATCTTCAAGGAAGTGCGCGAGGCACGCGCCGCCGAAGACGCCAAGCGCGGTGGTGGTCGTGGCGGTCCGCCGTCGCGCGGTCGTTCCGGCGAACGCAGCGGGTCCTCGTCCCGCTCTGGCTCCAGTTCGAGTTCCGGCGAACGCCCCGCGCGTGGCCCGCGTCCGCCGCGCAAGCCACGCGTCGAAGGTGAAGCGGTTGCCGCTGCCAATGTCGATGCCGTGATGCCCGCAGCCGCGGCACCCGCGCAGCAGGCAGTACCTTCGACCACCGGCATCGAGGACGACGCGCGCAAGCCGCGCAAGCGTCGCCGCCGCCGGCATGGCCGTCCGCTGGAAGGCGAGGCCGGCACCACGCCGAATGCAACGACTGCGGCTGGCGACAAGCCTGCGGCCACACCGGCATCGGGCGGCGACAAGCCTTCGCTGTTGAGTCGCCTCGGTCGCCGCATCAAGTCGCTGGTCGGCGGCTGATTCCGCCGGCGCGTCAGCGCGCCGGACACGCTGCGGGGGTCGTGCAGACCCGCGCGCGCACCTTCTCCAGATAGGCCAGCATGCTCGGCGCGGGATCCTTCACCGTGTCCCGCACCGTGTCCGCGCGTCGCAATGCGGCGGCGGCCCCGGTAGTGTCGCCATTGGCCAGGCGGACATCCGCCACGGTGGCCCAGGTCGAGGCGTGGCGGCCATTCGGTACCTCCGCATAGACGCGGTCGGCCATCGCCCCCGCGTCCTCCGCTATCGGCAGCGCCTGCCTGGCCTCACCCACGTCCAGCGACACCCGCGCGACATTGGTCAGCGCGGTCAGGGTCATCGGGTGCTCGCTGCTGAACACCTTGCGGCGCATCGCCAGCGATTGCCGATGCAGGGCGAGTGCCGCTTGCGTGTCGCCGCGATCTTCGGCCAGCAGCGCGCGATTGTTGAGCAGGATCGCCTGGTCCGGACTGCCTTGCGGATACGCCACCGCCATCGCCGCCTGTGCGCTTGCATACAGCGTGTCGGCACGGGGCAGGTCTTCCAGGCCGTGCGCGGCATGCGCCAGGTTGGACAGGATGTTGACCCGGTCCTTCTCTGCCGCGCCGGGATGCGCATCGAACCAGGTCATGCTCTTGCGCAGCCAGGGATCGGCCTGGCGATAGTCTTCGCGCACCAGGTACAGATTGCCCAGATTGCCCAAGACGATGCCGTACAGCGGATCGTCGGTCAGGCGATTGCGCTCCAGCCGCGCGATCACCTCGCGGAAACCGGCTTCGGCTTCCTTGCCGCGATCCTGTTCCTGCCGTAGGTAGGCGATCGCGTCGCCGATGCGCAAGCTGCGGATGTCGTCGTCGCCGAACGCCGCGCGACTTTCCGCCAGTGCCTTGCCCAGCTGCGCCTCCGCGGCGTCGAGCCGGTAGCGGCTGAGCATGCTGTAGGCGATGCCGAAGCGGATCTCCGCGGCCAGCTCCGGGCGGCTGCCGAAACGTTCGTCGATGCGAGTGGCGGCGACATCCAACGCTTCGCTCAAGGTCAGCTCGCGGTCGGCGTCGAACGGATCCGAGGCCTGCGTGACTTCCAGCAGGAAGTCGTTCATTTCGCGCAGGTCGGCGGCACCCTGGCGTGCCTGTTGCGCCTGCCACATCGCAATACCCGACGCGGCCAGCACCGCCGCCAGCGCCAACGTGCCTGCAGCCACGCCCAGCGGGTGCCGGCCAACGAACTTGCGCAGCCGGTAACCCGCCGAATCCGGATGCGCCAGCACCGGCTTGCCCTGCAGCCAGCGCTCGATGTCGGCGGCCAGCGACTGCGCGGTGGCGTAGCGGCGCGCGGCGTCCTTGTGCATCGCCTTGGCGACCACGTGCTGCAGATCGTCGGTCAGTTGCGATGCGCGTTCGCCGCGCGACGGATCAGCATCGCCGGCGCGCTGCAGCACACTGCGCAATGACGGCGGCTCGCCATCGCAGATCGCCCGTTCGGCTTCGGCCGGGGTCAGCCCGTCCAGCCGATACGGGCGCTCGCCGGCGACCAGCTGGAACAGCAGCACGCCCAGCGAATACACGTCGGACGCGGTGGTCAGCGGTTGCCGGCGCACGTGTTCCGGGCTGGCGTAGGCCGGGGTCATCGCGGTCAGCTGGGTCGCGCCGGGATCGCCATTGGCATCTTCGCCGAGGGTGCGCGCGATGCCGAAGTCGAGCAGCTTGGGTTCGCCGTCGCGGGTGACCAGGATGTTGTCCGGCTTGAGGTCGCGGTGCACGACCAGGTGGCGATGCGCTTCCTGCACGCCGGCGCAGACCTTCAGGAACAGGCGCAGGCGCGCGCGCAGGTCGAGCGCGTCGCGGTCGCAATGACCGGTCAGCGATATGCCGTCGACGAACTCCATCGCCAGCCACGGCAGGCCGGACGCGGTGCGCCCGCCGTCGAGGATGCGCGCGATGTTGGGATGCTGCAGGCGGGCCAGCAGGATCCGTTCCTGCTCGAAGCGCGCCAGCATCTGCCGGCGGAATTCGGGCGCCGCCATAAGATGCAGCGGACGGATCAGCTTGACCGCCACGTCCTGGTCGTAGCTGCCGTCGGCGCGGCGTGCGCGGTAGACCACACCCATGCCGCCGGCATCCAGCCGCGCCAGCAACTGGTAGTTGCCCACGTGCTCGCCGATCGCCGGGAAGCCTTCCGGCTCCGGCGCACTCGCGCTGTGTTCGAGGAAGCCGCCGAGCGAACATTCGGTGTCCAGCAGGCGTTGCACCCGCAACCGCAGCGCATCCGGCAAATCCTGCGCTGCGAGCCAGGTCTTGCGTTGTTCGCCGGGCTGCTCCAGTGCGCGTTCGAACCAGTCCAGCACGGCGCTTTCGGTCGACGTCTCTGTCGGCACTGTCATCGGTGCATCCCCTGTTGGCGCGCCTGTTCGCGCGTCGCGTCTCGGCGATGCCACCGTAGCAGGCGGCGATGCGCACCTGCCGTGCACGCACCGTTGCTAGACTCGGGTGCATGTCTTCGAGCGACGATTTCACTGCGCTGTTGGGTGCCTGGCGCGCGGGCGACCAGACCGCACGCGATCGCCTGGTCGGTATCGTCTATCCCGAGCTCCGCGCGATCGCGCGCCGGCAACTGGCCAACGAACGCGGCGACCACACCCTGCAGCCCACCGCGCTGGTCAACGAGGCCTACATG of the Thermomonas carbonis genome contains:
- the rho gene encoding transcription termination factor Rho; this encodes MSDPTVDPGEPAEKRVRKTRVAKPAAAKDSLTIPPLDAASAAPPAAPAPAPASPPQAAVPPSAPSPPPARQQAPAPAAASHATHETPAPSAPSTGSIDGGDAGGNAQHHGQNRQHGQNAQHNQNNQGGDQQGNRRDRFKNRRDRNRDRPRDQQGFPDDNGGGNGEGFVARPHPQVPEGFPQYSLGDLKRMPAHKLLEIADQLQISEGVARARKQDIIFGILKVLTRHGEGVAADGVLEILPDGFGFLRAAEASYLAGPDDTYISPSQIRRFNLRTGDHISGRIRWPKDGERYFALNIVDTINGEPIEASKNKALFENLTPLFPRKKFKLERGDGSSEDITGRILDLMAPQGKGQRALIVSPPKAGKTMMMQQIASAISYNHPDVHLIVLLIDERPEEVTEMQRTVRGEVISSTFDEPAARHVQVAEMVIERAKRLVEHKKDVVILLDSITRLARAYNNVLPSSGKVLTGGVDANALHRPKRFFGAARNVEEGGSLTIIATALIDTGSAMDKVIYEEFKGTGNSEVHLDRRITEKRVYPAIGVNASGTRREDYLIEPDLLQKIWILRKLLHPMDEIAAMEFLLDKMKSTKSNDEFFGSMKR
- a CDS encoding ECF-type sigma factor, coding for METESFTRLLAHARDGDGDAHDRAYALIYDRLRAAAHQQLRKRGGQYTLCTTMLVGEAWLKLADAEVPVRDREHYLALASLAMRHIVVDQARRAMAEKRGGNDIRVTLNENVAQMEAADADVLSLDAALDKLAALDPRLARIVEWRYFGGMSETEIASMLDVTGRTVRREWRKARAFLYREMGGGDGGEDDPT
- a CDS encoding YadA-like family protein; translation: MNIRIKRCPLALALSALLLLPAAAPAADFGGCAISYNEILDWTDGGSTANGGNAVACGNNNKANGIKSTAFGHTNTADGESSSAMGHLNYASGLESAAFGFRNLAMAAHASAFGYFNSASGLDSAALGFNNTAEAEVAAAVGAQNRARAAASSAFGRSNDAMGLRSSAFGYSNEAQMDNASAFGFDNTAGGLYSGAFGYMNVASATSAMAFGTLNTASGEASGAYGRFNTAEGARSAAFGYNNDALANDSSAFGNANTADAESANALGSSNEAHGLKSSAVGYLNAASNTNASAFGTNNIAGGANSSAFGVGNKATAVNSVAFGLNNTATGVNAMAFGIGSLAGNTGSVALGYQSVADRDYAISVGKSGGEHQIIHLADGTQDTDAVNLRQLNAAIAGVSLGGGVNLLPVANAFGGGASWSNGTFTGPTFTIQGSNYSNVAAAFAAVDGKLTELANAGGGGQGPAGPAGPQGPQGEPGPMGPQGPQGEPGGGSGEPGPAGPQGPQGEQGPMGPQGPAGADADLGLVAQMIEAGDAATLEAANAHADAGDAATLEAANAHADAGDAATLAAANAHADAGDAATLTASKSYTDGKATQTLASANAYTDSKFAAWNDTFTQYQQQVDLRFQRTDRRIDQIGAMSGAMTSAAINTAGLPGQNRVGMGVGVQNGRSAIAISYQRLVRPHASVSLTGAFSSGESSVSAGAGFSW
- a CDS encoding GNAT family N-acetyltransferase; protein product: MKKTHHAVVRLAGEADAQALALLLTEPFMAVNGQDDDAKGGPFRDGQRRDDIPLQEIRSRQIDTVVAECGEGLQGFLQLRWGERAPASGWMRGSVELRRHYVRARHRGAGVAGCLLERAVDIARAGDAVCIWLKVRKDSPQAVRFYQKHGFRLAGTAMFRDGVRLRETWVMHRVVSQRPAT
- a CDS encoding serine/threonine-protein kinase — encoded protein: MTSEQRARLALDLFDAWVDLPAAQQQAQLGELAARDPALHAEVRALLEADAADGLLERDAQSLLSSITPATDAQLDVIARRIGPWHVTGILGSGGMGAVYRGERVEGGFQQLAAIKRIRIGMDHPDLRKRFLRERQILARLRHPNIAALLDGGVDADGAPYFAMELVQGERITAWCDARTLDVRGRVRLFLQVLDAVAFAHLQLVVHRDLKPSNILVDANGKAFLLDFGIAKLMEGEEGDGHTRTGDRAFTPEYASPEQLHGEAISAATDLYQLGVLLYALLAQSHPYGLTGDTPLRTRLTRMDGQPQPLWEAARQASIKDAACRAGTPTRLASQLHGDLTAIAGRCLENDPKQRYDSVDALRADLTAWLDGRTVAAQVPSLRYRMGRFLHRHAVASAAAMIAVLALLAGTGISVWQAGIARKEAQRAQVQQHLAERQAELVRMQADSSLAVQELLTGMFARSLAMDGGRGTSVRDLIDATSAMGTQGDTLDGPARAQLLLRLLRIGAAGDEAGERAMLAQVRPLVAAAGATRPRLLAQQLDVQLTLAENRHELAEMQRLAPPLLRLLDALPHPLDEEMLQLRLRTLRSYGWALDQSGRFDDAVAAKRAAWDATVERYGAEHRRSLIARDSHARALILDGRHAAAAAQLRKSLQRFRTGKHAAPMDEISTSVSLAEALRPTDGGAREALQVLQAAEATARRHQARLLPFYLPWLQALQADLLREQGDLAAAEALLRQAATFRPDPSQRVSRGVRLVVLTAQSDLAWAKEEAPAAAGFARDGLTLLGTPSDDDNGDLRRALGLRLRLLRTQAIVLPRERLRAQVEAIVRDWDAVPTTLRAPYLTMAAETLRLAGLPDAAASMARRAMAAADAEREPGTRRKDLAREELRLASA